A genomic region of Anopheles coustani chromosome 3, idAnoCousDA_361_x.2, whole genome shotgun sequence contains the following coding sequences:
- the LOC131272252 gene encoding protein asunder — MDEINHKTVFVLDHTPYFGISCESPIDCDFIKSKVPVPPISKSLWTCAVEASVEYCRIAYDIFPAGKLIRFVVSDTAAHIVNTWNTNTQSLTHIMNAMSMVGVPPRQTQASDYSVIHGLRAAIEALAEPTDFQKEQMLAHAKNESFKLVNRGRVICITSARDDASMKSLEDIFRTVLVQQNSISAGHKEYINIDQCHLVIINLYPANMESMVSNRALVDISPILKSEIHSNKANKISNKLTHLILPHFDLASTTVTGIPMKEEQNASSSANYDVEIFHGRTAHSVFLGTELVLPHSLKEGSDYETVTLKWCTPRSCGSSEMQPCLAQCRVTPVDVTSRPSSCLINFLLSGRSVLLEMPKKSGGKITSHLLSAHGGEIFIHSLNTARSCLEDPPSISEGGGGRVTDYRIKDFGLLMQQHRLVPLKPLPERQPDESLQKMRARLTKNSRYWPLTHGRTVLYNVRQFVEPVLVLTQKPEISEEEKMHCLKTIYNLSQLEERQETLALPNMGHRLKGNKKEEQYRLLWSELETIVNYSGSSPAHKAILNCIRDCRRLYPNADGSDPYEKSHTGDGAADALRASVIRATTDSPMSPPHSLGGTAGADSAMAAAGAATILLGTGSSAVPIGGLLGSRGTVSGKKLFNTGARSLLDVLATTERTNSQKRIDFSGRLCTPPGQIAKLYPHLGSKDADSGPGRSADVK; from the coding sequence ATGGACGAAATCAACCATAAAACCGTGTTCGTGCTGGACCACACGCCGTACTTTGGAATATCATGCGAAAGCCCGATCGATTGTGATTTCATCAAGAGCAAGGTGCCGGTTCCACCGATCAGCAAGAGTTTGTGGACTTGTGCGGTCGAGGCGTCGGTCGAGTATTGCCGGATTGCGTACGATATCTTTCCCGCCGGCAAGCTGATTCGCTTCGTCGTGAGTGACACGGCCGCACACATCGTAAACACCTGGAACACGAACACGCAAAGTCTAACGCACATCATGAACGCCATGTCGATGGTCGGCGTTCCGCCCCGCCAGACGCAGGCTTCCGACTACTCGGTCATCCATGGATTACGGGCGGCCATCGAGGCACTGGCGGAGCCAACCGATTTCCAGAAGGAGCAGATGCTGGCCCATGCCAAGAACGAGAGCTTTAAGTTGGTCAACCGTGGGCGCGTGATCTGTATAACGTCCGCCCGGGATGACGCTAGTATGAAGAGCCTGGAAGACATCTTCCGGACGGTGCTCGTGCAGCAAAACTCCATTTCGGCTGGCCACAAGGAGTACATCAACATCGACCAGTGCCACCTGGTGATCATCAATCTCTACCCGGCAAACATGGAATCAATGGTATCCAACCGGGCGTTGGTGGACATTTCCCCCATTCTCAAGTCGGAGATACACTCGAACAAGGCGAACAAAATCTCGAACAAATTGACGCATCTTATTTTGCCACACTTCGATCTAGCCAGTACGACCGTGACGGGGATTCCGATGAAGGAGGAACAGAATGCCAGCTCCAGCGCCAACTATGATGTGGAAATTTTCCACGGGCGCACGGCACACTCGGTTTTTCTCGGCACGGAGCTTGTGCTGCCGCATAGCTTGAAGGAAGGTTCGGACTATGAAACCGTCACCCTAAAGTGGTGCACACCGAGAAGTTGTGGGTCATCGGAGATGCAACCGTGTTTAGCGCAGTGTAGGGTGACACCCGTGGACGTGACATCGCGGCCGAGCTCTTGTCTGATCAATTTCCTTCTAAGCGGTCGCTCGGTGCTACTGGAGATGCCGAAGAAATCGGGTGGCAAAATCACGAGCCATCTACTGTCTGCCCACGGGGGCGAAATTTTCATCCATTCGCTCAACACCGCGCGCAGCTGCCTGGAGGATCCACCGTCGATTTCGGAGGGTGGCGGGGGACGCGTGACCGACTACCGGATAAAGGACTTCGGTTTGCTTATGCAGCAACACCGGTTGGTTCCATTGAAACCACTGCCCGAGCGACAACCGGATGAGAGTTTGCAAAAGATGCGAGCTCGACTGACGAAAAATTCCCGCTACTGGCCGTTGACGCACGGACGGACGGTGCTCTATAACGTGCGGCAGTTTGTCGAGCCCGTCCTGGTACTGACGCAAAAGCCGGAAATctcggaagaggaaaaaatgcaCTGCCTGAAGACGATTTACAACCTTTCGCAGCTGGAGGAACGCCAGGAAACGCTCGCCCTTCCAAACATGGGCCACCGGTTGAAGGGTAACAAGAAGGAGGAACAGTACCGGTTGCTCTGGTCGGAGCTGGAAACGATCGTCAACTACAGTGGATCGTCCCCGGCACACAAAGCGATTCTCAACTGCATCCGCGACTGCCGCCGGCTGTACCCGAACGCGGACGGTAGCGATCCGTACGAAAAATCACACACCGGTGACGGTGCGGCCGATGCACTGCGGGCCAGCGTTATACGGGCGACCACGGACTCCCCGATGTCGCCGCCACATTCGCTGGGTGGTACGGCGGGTGCCGATTCCGCAATGGCTGCGGCCGGTGCAGCCACGATCCTGCTCGGCACCGGGAGCAGCGCGGTTCCGATCGGAGGGTTACTTGGCTCACGGGGGACCGTTAGTGGGAAGAAACTGTTCAACACTGGCGCTCGCTCGCTGCTCGACGTGTTGGCCACCACGGAACGTACCAACAGTCAGAAACGTATCGATTTTAGCGGCCGACTGTGTACGCCACCGGGACAGATTGCAAAGCTGTACCCCCATTTAGGGTCGAAGGATGCGGACAGTGGCCCGGGACGTTCGGCGGATGTGAAGTAG